From a single Paraburkholderia youngii genomic region:
- a CDS encoding efflux RND transporter periplasmic adaptor subunit yields the protein MRWREIMLTVSGALALAACHAKEAEVTLPRPVIAVVVHRDSKPVLATLPGEVNARYATPLSFRVAGKLVERKVRLGDTVTAGQVIARLDADDAQRSLASAQAQLMAAQHRLTFAEQQLDRDRAQAQEQLISTTQLEQTQDAYVAAAAQRDQAVQQFALLKNQTQYTVLTADHAGVVTAEDADTGQNVAAGQPVYHLAWSGEVDVLCDVPESLLNALAVGSAASVSLPAVTDRRFTAHVRELSPAADPGSRTYRAKLTLDAPGPEVRLGMTATITFADASGEAQADDPITLPASALFHDGNAPAVWVVRPGDEALELRRVQVGRYDDRTISVARGLTDGERVVLQGVHTVSAGETVRAVAPLHPEDFAS from the coding sequence ATGCGCTGGCGCGAGATCATGCTGACGGTGTCGGGCGCACTCGCGCTCGCCGCCTGTCACGCGAAAGAAGCCGAGGTGACGCTGCCGCGCCCGGTCATCGCGGTGGTCGTGCATCGGGACAGCAAGCCCGTGCTCGCGACGCTGCCGGGCGAAGTCAACGCACGCTATGCGACACCGCTGTCGTTTCGCGTCGCCGGCAAGCTGGTCGAGCGGAAGGTGCGGCTCGGCGATACGGTCACGGCCGGCCAGGTGATCGCGCGGCTCGATGCCGACGACGCGCAGCGCAGCCTCGCGAGCGCGCAGGCCCAATTGATGGCGGCGCAGCATCGGCTCACCTTCGCCGAGCAGCAACTCGATCGCGACCGCGCGCAGGCGCAGGAACAGCTGATCTCGACGACGCAGCTGGAGCAGACCCAGGATGCGTATGTGGCGGCCGCCGCGCAGCGCGATCAGGCGGTACAGCAATTCGCGCTGCTGAAGAATCAGACCCAATACACGGTCCTCACGGCGGACCATGCCGGCGTCGTCACCGCCGAAGACGCCGATACCGGGCAGAACGTCGCGGCGGGACAGCCGGTCTACCACCTCGCGTGGTCCGGCGAGGTCGATGTCCTCTGCGACGTGCCCGAGAGCCTGCTGAACGCGCTGGCGGTCGGCAGCGCGGCCAGCGTGTCGCTGCCGGCCGTCACGGACCGACGCTTCACCGCGCACGTCCGGGAGCTGTCGCCGGCAGCAGATCCCGGCAGCCGCACCTATCGCGCGAAACTGACGCTCGATGCGCCAGGCCCCGAAGTCCGCCTCGGCATGACGGCCACCATCACCTTCGCCGACGCGTCCGGCGAGGCGCAAGCGGACGACCCGATCACGCTGCCCGCCAGCGCGCTCTTTCACGACGGCAACGCGCCGGCCGTCTGGGTCGTGCGGCCCGGCGACGAGGCGCTGGAACTGCGCCGGGTCCAGGTGGGCCGCTATGACGACCGCACGATCTCCGTCGCGCGAGGCCTCACCGACGGCGAGCGCGTCGTGCTGCAAGGCGTGCACACAGTCAGCGCCGGCGAAACCGTGCGCGCAGTTGCGCCGTTGCATCCCGAGGACTTCGCATCATGA
- a CDS encoding fatty acyl-AMP ligase produces MNLTLVDAVSALPRGDARGLRFVSSHGDEHYYPYEALEREARQRAKKLVALGLNKGDRIALVILDPEAFILSFLGASFAGLVPVPIFPRGSLNFRTRERYAETVSHIVRSAGARMLLTSNSTRETIEDVLAADTGLECIVTVEALLDGEPPACDLPALHPDDLCFLQYTSGSTSLPKGVMVTHRNLIANATAFLGPRGIDLHEQDVYVSWLPLHHDMGLISVLGALICDLPSVLLATEAFVRRPGLWMEAITKYRGTISFAPNFAYALAARRTRDQDLEGLDLSRLRVAGCGAEPINAQALRQFSARFEPAGFRAEALLPCYGMAEATLAITFHEHGQPIVTDVVYAAPLGLGRAIPAARDTSLRTIELVGCGHCFPGHELRIVDESGRALPERCVGEIVTRGPSITVGYYGLTEASADAYRDGWLQTGDLGYVAGDQLYICGRSKDLIVIHGSNLYPQDIEWAVAELPSVQSRGVIAFSVMRDGDETLVVCAEGKPAEATALRRAIAQKVAECAGLQVGHVAIVQAGSLPRTSSGKVQRRRTKAQFEAGELEEHS; encoded by the coding sequence ATGAACCTGACGCTAGTCGATGCCGTTTCAGCGCTGCCGCGCGGCGACGCTCGAGGCCTTCGTTTTGTCTCCTCGCACGGCGACGAGCACTACTATCCGTATGAGGCGCTCGAGCGCGAGGCACGCCAGCGTGCGAAAAAGCTCGTGGCACTCGGCCTGAACAAGGGCGACCGTATCGCGCTCGTGATCCTCGACCCGGAAGCGTTCATCCTGAGCTTCCTCGGCGCGTCGTTCGCCGGTCTGGTGCCGGTCCCGATCTTTCCGCGCGGAAGCCTGAACTTCAGAACCCGCGAACGCTACGCCGAAACCGTCAGTCACATCGTGCGCTCGGCAGGCGCGCGGATGCTGCTGACGTCGAACTCGACACGCGAGACTATCGAGGACGTGCTGGCCGCCGACACCGGCCTCGAATGCATCGTGACCGTCGAAGCGCTGCTCGACGGCGAGCCGCCCGCCTGCGATTTGCCCGCGCTGCATCCCGATGACCTGTGTTTCCTGCAATACACGTCGGGCAGCACGTCGCTGCCGAAAGGCGTGATGGTCACGCATCGCAATCTGATCGCGAATGCGACAGCGTTCCTCGGACCGCGCGGCATCGATCTGCACGAGCAGGACGTCTATGTGAGCTGGCTGCCGCTGCACCACGACATGGGACTCATCAGCGTGCTGGGCGCGCTGATCTGCGACTTGCCGAGCGTGCTGCTAGCAACCGAAGCATTCGTGCGCCGGCCTGGCCTGTGGATGGAGGCGATCACGAAGTACCGCGGCACGATCAGCTTCGCGCCGAACTTCGCGTATGCGCTCGCCGCGCGCCGCACCCGCGACCAGGATCTCGAAGGCCTCGACCTGAGCCGACTGCGCGTGGCCGGCTGCGGCGCCGAGCCGATCAACGCGCAAGCGCTGCGCCAGTTCTCCGCGCGCTTCGAGCCGGCCGGCTTTCGCGCCGAAGCGCTGCTGCCGTGCTACGGGATGGCCGAGGCAACACTCGCGATCACGTTTCACGAGCACGGCCAGCCGATCGTCACCGACGTCGTCTATGCGGCACCGCTGGGGCTCGGTCGAGCGATACCGGCCGCGCGTGATACCAGCTTGCGCACGATCGAACTGGTCGGCTGCGGCCATTGCTTTCCCGGACACGAGCTGCGGATCGTCGACGAATCCGGACGTGCGTTGCCCGAACGCTGCGTCGGCGAGATCGTCACGCGCGGGCCCAGCATCACCGTGGGCTACTACGGCCTCACCGAAGCGAGCGCCGACGCGTACCGCGACGGCTGGCTGCAGACCGGCGATCTCGGCTACGTCGCGGGCGACCAGCTCTATATCTGCGGCCGCAGCAAGGACCTGATCGTGATTCACGGCTCGAACCTCTATCCGCAGGACATCGAATGGGCGGTGGCCGAGTTGCCGAGCGTGCAAAGCCGCGGCGTGATCGCGTTCAGCGTGATGCGCGACGGCGACGAGACGCTGGTCGTCTGCGCCGAGGGCAAGCCCGCGGAGGCCACGGCGCTGCGCCGTGCGATCGCGCAGAAGGTCGCCGAATGCGCGGGCCTGCAGGTCGGTCACGTCGCGATCGTACAGGCGGGCAGCTTGCCGCGGACTTCGAGCGGCAAGGTGCAGCGCCGCCGGACCAAGGCGCAGTTCGAAGCCGGCGAGCTGGAGGAACACTCGTGA
- a CDS encoding fatty acid desaturase, producing MYRLLNDRRDLPHLWLYIECALIFIPAAAVLYWLGHFPWWAGVAYVLVWNMFGDRFTMSYHCTLHRRLFRKKYRALEILLDWVLCPFFGQTPGTFYVHHMGMHHIDDNLPRDLSSTMRFQRDSVIGFLHYYLRFAALVPVELSVYLWRSRNTKLMRQLLVGEIAFYAAIGAAAYWNLRATLVVFVFPFVFVRLMMMIGNWVQHAFIDPDHPDNPYTSSTNTIDSRFNARVFNAGYHIYHHVRKGTHFSELTKEFAANLEKYGHEDAVVFDRIDIAQIWLLLVTRQHRKLARHFVRLPGAPVRSDDEVIALLRRRLQPIRDWSPAASLDHGISTK from the coding sequence ATGTACCGCCTGCTCAACGATCGTCGCGACCTGCCGCATCTGTGGCTCTACATCGAGTGCGCGCTGATATTCATCCCCGCCGCAGCCGTGCTGTATTGGCTCGGCCACTTTCCCTGGTGGGCGGGCGTGGCCTATGTGCTGGTCTGGAACATGTTCGGCGACCGCTTCACGATGAGCTACCACTGCACGCTGCATCGGCGGCTCTTCAGGAAGAAGTACCGTGCGCTCGAAATCCTGCTCGACTGGGTGCTGTGCCCGTTCTTCGGCCAGACGCCGGGCACGTTCTATGTCCATCACATGGGCATGCATCACATCGACGACAACCTGCCACGCGACCTGAGTTCGACGATGCGGTTTCAGCGCGATAGCGTCATCGGCTTTCTGCACTACTACCTGCGCTTCGCCGCGCTGGTGCCGGTCGAGCTCAGCGTCTATCTGTGGCGCTCGCGCAATACGAAGCTGATGCGCCAACTGCTCGTCGGTGAGATCGCGTTCTACGCGGCGATCGGCGCGGCCGCGTACTGGAACCTGCGGGCGACGCTGGTCGTGTTCGTGTTTCCGTTCGTGTTCGTGCGGCTGATGATGATGATCGGCAACTGGGTCCAGCACGCGTTCATCGACCCCGATCATCCGGACAACCCGTACACGAGCAGCACCAATACGATCGACTCGCGTTTCAATGCGCGCGTCTTCAACGCCGGTTATCACATCTACCACCACGTCCGCAAAGGCACGCACTTCAGCGAGCTCACGAAGGAGTTCGCCGCGAACCTGGAGAAGTACGGTCACGAGGATGCGGTCGTGTTCGATCGCATCGACATCGCGCAGATCTGGCTGCTGCTCGTCACGCGTCAGCACCGCAAGCTCGCCAGGCATTTCGTGCGCTTGCCGGGCGCGCCGGTGCGCAGCGACGACGAGGTGATCGCGCTCTTGCGCCGCCGTCTGCAGCCGATCCGCGACTGGTCGCCCGCTGCTTCGCTCGATCACGGAATCTCGACCAAGTAA
- a CDS encoding phosphoenolpyruvate synthase: MNFDTIARACGEFEAGKSYAQHESFDASSSAGPTASPRLILTAASPAEAIERLAGNKGRSLHRLANLGVAVPHWAILGTDCFAEFRRDGGLDQTIATLLSDFTPANAAAIASRICEAVLTCDISAALRADIARAHDAIGDGPLAVRSSGVEEDSASFSFAGQFDTFLDVRGLDSTLEHVRRCWASAYSERSLRYRHQHGLDMAGAGMAVILQRLVQADTSGVVFTINPANGNRDELVLSAVYGLGEGLVSGAVDADTITVDRHTGQHKQVVIGEKRERHDGRRIREVPAALRDAAALSNDEIERVVAAARTLESRFGEPLDIEWCIAEHQLWILQARPVTTPVAPAASRTGEFQLWDNSNIVENYPGVTTQLTFTFAQHVYAQVFREFCRLLAIPHKQRREMDGFLGSTLAFLNGRVYYNLLHWYKLSGLAPFQDLGRKMMEVQMGVDEPLDLASFAELIAPYKAGSRAGLACIRAVSGTKFAWHFARLERNVERFRAFFYPVYDEFNAFDYRSHPADAVYAHYCRFERALLARWGMMIVLESAIGLSYGVLRRLIKRWIADAPDWLEVAVIGGMDDIESIEPVRRLAALAEAVRSKPRVEALIRNTPSAEAYAALRECGAPEIVADVERYLADFAYRSNNELKLEEPDLREDPGVLFDMLKASLAHGAATIDRSATEARIDALLRERLNPLQRWIFARARSRVRAAIRARETVRFCRSRAFGVARRMFRAIGEGLAADGVLATGRDIFHLRLDEIRGCFEGTVSHRELRPLIEQRKRDDARYRAMDDLPPRFLTHGPVAAWLSKPANLAALHAAPAHAAGATLRGTPCSPGFAEGRAKVVREANEFDGGILVTYRTDPGWVPVFASATGLLIERGSPLTHAAIVAREIGIPTVVQIPGLTTRVQSGMQLKVDGHSGVIELPEPT, translated from the coding sequence ATGAATTTCGACACCATTGCGCGCGCATGCGGCGAATTCGAAGCGGGCAAGAGCTACGCACAGCACGAGAGCTTCGACGCAAGCAGCAGCGCCGGCCCAACAGCATCGCCACGTTTGATCCTCACCGCGGCAAGTCCCGCCGAAGCCATCGAGCGGCTCGCCGGCAACAAGGGACGGTCGCTTCATCGGCTGGCGAACCTCGGTGTAGCGGTGCCGCACTGGGCGATCCTCGGCACCGACTGCTTTGCGGAGTTCCGCCGCGACGGCGGCCTCGATCAAACCATCGCCACGCTGCTCAGCGACTTCACGCCCGCCAACGCCGCCGCGATCGCGAGCAGGATTTGCGAGGCCGTGCTGACGTGCGACATCAGCGCCGCGTTGCGCGCCGACATTGCACGCGCGCACGATGCGATCGGAGACGGACCGCTCGCGGTGCGTTCGTCAGGTGTCGAAGAAGACAGCGCGAGCTTCTCGTTCGCAGGCCAGTTCGACACGTTCCTCGATGTACGCGGGCTCGACTCGACACTCGAACACGTGCGCCGGTGCTGGGCCTCCGCGTATTCCGAGCGCTCGCTGCGCTACCGGCATCAGCACGGACTCGACATGGCCGGCGCCGGCATGGCCGTGATCCTGCAGCGCCTCGTGCAAGCGGACACGAGCGGCGTCGTGTTCACCATCAACCCGGCCAACGGCAACCGCGACGAGCTGGTGCTGAGCGCCGTCTACGGGCTCGGCGAAGGACTCGTGTCGGGCGCCGTCGACGCCGACACGATCACCGTGGACCGCCACACCGGGCAGCACAAGCAGGTGGTGATCGGTGAAAAACGCGAGCGTCATGACGGCCGCCGCATCCGCGAGGTGCCGGCCGCGCTGCGCGATGCAGCGGCCCTTTCCAACGACGAGATCGAGCGCGTCGTGGCAGCGGCCCGCACGCTCGAAAGCAGGTTCGGCGAGCCGCTCGATATTGAATGGTGTATCGCGGAGCACCAGTTGTGGATTCTGCAGGCGCGCCCGGTGACCACGCCGGTCGCACCGGCCGCATCGCGGACCGGCGAATTCCAGCTGTGGGACAACTCCAACATCGTCGAGAACTATCCCGGCGTGACCACGCAGCTGACCTTCACCTTCGCGCAGCACGTCTATGCGCAGGTGTTCCGCGAGTTCTGCCGGCTGCTCGCGATTCCGCACAAGCAGCGGCGCGAGATGGACGGCTTCCTCGGCTCGACGCTCGCGTTCCTGAACGGGCGCGTGTACTACAACCTGCTGCACTGGTACAAGCTGTCCGGGCTCGCGCCGTTCCAGGACCTCGGACGCAAGATGATGGAAGTCCAGATGGGCGTCGACGAGCCGCTCGATCTGGCGAGCTTCGCCGAGCTGATCGCGCCGTACAAGGCCGGCTCGCGCGCTGGGCTCGCCTGCATCCGCGCCGTGAGCGGCACGAAGTTCGCGTGGCACTTCGCGCGGCTGGAGCGCAACGTCGAGCGCTTCCGCGCGTTCTTCTATCCGGTCTACGACGAGTTCAACGCGTTCGACTATCGCTCGCATCCCGCCGATGCCGTCTATGCGCACTACTGCCGCTTCGAGCGGGCGCTGCTGGCACGCTGGGGCATGATGATCGTGCTCGAATCGGCGATCGGTCTAAGTTACGGCGTGCTCAGGCGCCTGATCAAGCGGTGGATTGCCGATGCGCCCGACTGGCTCGAAGTGGCGGTGATCGGCGGCATGGACGACATCGAGTCGATCGAGCCGGTCCGCAGGCTGGCCGCGCTGGCGGAAGCCGTGCGGTCGAAGCCGCGGGTCGAAGCGCTGATCCGCAACACGCCGTCAGCCGAAGCGTATGCGGCGCTGCGCGAATGCGGCGCGCCGGAGATCGTCGCCGACGTCGAGCGCTACCTCGCCGACTTCGCGTACCGCAGCAACAACGAGCTGAAGCTCGAAGAACCCGATCTGCGCGAAGACCCGGGCGTGCTGTTCGATATGTTGAAGGCCTCGCTCGCGCATGGCGCCGCGACGATCGATCGCAGCGCCACCGAAGCGCGCATCGACGCGTTGTTGCGTGAGCGGCTTAATCCGCTGCAGCGCTGGATCTTTGCCCGCGCACGCAGCCGCGTGCGCGCCGCGATCCGGGCGCGCGAGACCGTGCGCTTTTGCCGTTCGCGCGCGTTCGGGGTCGCGCGCCGGATGTTCCGCGCGATCGGCGAGGGTCTCGCCGCCGACGGCGTGCTGGCCACAGGCCGCGACATCTTCCATCTGCGTCTCGACGAAATTCGCGGCTGCTTCGAAGGCACCGTGTCCCACCGCGAACTGCGCCCGCTCATCGAGCAGCGCAAGCGCGACGACGCGAGGTATCGCGCGATGGATGATCTGCCGCCACGCTTCCTCACGCATGGTCCCGTAGCGGCCTGGCTCAGCAAGCCGGCGAACCTCGCCGCGCTGCACGCGGCGCCCGCCCATGCGGCCGGCGCGACGCTGCGCGGCACGCCCTGCTCGCCGGGCTTCGCCGAAGGGCGCGCGAAGGTCGTGCGCGAAGCGAACGAATTCGACGGCGGCATCCTCGTCACCTATCGGACCGACCCCGGCTGGGTCCCGGTATTCGCGTCGGCGACCGGCCTGCTGATCGAGCGCGGCAGTCCGCTGACCCATGCCGCAATCGTCGCACGCGAAATCGGCATCCCGACCGTCGTGCAGATTCCGGGCCTCACCACGCGCGTGCAGTCGGGCATGCAACTCAAGGTCGATGGCCATAGCGGCGTGATCGAACTGCCCGAGCCGACCTGA